Within the Streptomyces sp. R41 genome, the region GGAAGGAACCCTTGTGGGTGTGGAAGTTCTTCCCCGCTTCGAGCGTGAACGTGTAGTGGCGGCCCTTGGGGTCGGTCAGCTGAACCTGGTCCCCGACCTTGAAGGGCCCGCGCCTGCGGGCGGCACCGGTCGGTTCGGACATGTGACCAGCCTACCGGTCCTGGCAGGGGCCGAAGACCACGCACGCGTGCCGTGCGCTCGGCCCTGAGCCCGGCCTCAGCTGGGGCGGGCCATGGCCTTCACGAAAGCGCGCTCCACGTCGGCCGCGGACAGGACTCCGTAGATCTCACCGGACTCCTCCACCACCAGGTACTCGGTGGCCGGGGTCGCGCGCAGGGTGTCCAGGAGGGCCTCGCCCGCGAGCTCGGCGGACACGCGCATGCCGTCGGTGAGGTCCTGGGCGAGGCCGCTGACCGCGACCCAGGGGCGGCGGTGCTCCGGTACGCCGACGATGGCGGCCTCGCGGACGAGGGAGAGCGGTTCGCCGTCGGCGTCGACCACGACCAGGGCGCGGGCGCCGGCGTCGTTGGCGCGGCGCAGTGCCTCCGAGAGCGGGGTGTTCGTCTCGACCGGGACCGCGCGCCGGGTGAGCGAGCGGGCGCGCAGCTCCGGCAGGTGTTCGCGCAGCCGGGCCATCCGGAGGCTGTTGCCGGCGCCGGTCCAGATGATCGCGGCGAGGATGGCGGCCAGCAGGGCGTCCGTGACGGTGTCCATGCCGCCGATGTTGTCCGGGGTATCGCCGAGTGCTCCGGACTGGGTGAGCAGGGGCAGCCCGATCAGTACGGAGACGGCGAGGGCGCGGCCGACCCAGGCGGCGGCGATCGTGCCGCTCATCGGCCTGCCGGTGATCTTCCAGACGACGGCGCGGAGCATGCGGCCGCCGTCGAGGGGCAGTCCGGGCAGCAGGTTGAAGACGGCCACGATGAGGTTGGAGATCATCAGGCCGGCCACCAGGACGCCCGGGACGGTGCCCGGTTCGACGGTCTGCATGGCGAGAAAGAAGAGGCCGGACAGGATGAGCGAGAGCAGCGGGCCGACGAAGGCCAGCACGAACTCCCGGCCCGGGGTCTCGGCCTCCTTCTCGATCTCCGAGACTCCGCCGAAGAACTGCAGCTGGATCCGGCGCACCGGCAGCTTGAAGCGCAGGGCGGCAACGGTGTGGGCCAGCTCGTGGACGAGTACGGAGGCGTAGAAGGCCACCGCGAAGAAGAGGGAGACCAGGTAACGCGCGGCGCCGAGTTCCGGCAGCACACGGTCCAGCTGACCGCCGAACACCCAAGTGATCAGTGCGGCCACGAGGAACCAGCTGGGCGCGACATATACGGGTACACCGAAGGGCCGCCCCATGAGCAGCCCACCACCGGGCTCCCTGCCGCGCCGCGGCGGCCGTCCCTTGCCGGTTCCGGACTGGGCCAGAGTCCGGCCCGACTCGGGTTCCGGCGGCTGGGGGGCGTCCCGCACGAGGGTTTCCTCGGCGGCACCGGTGTCGGAGGGGGAGCCGTCCGGGCGACCCGTGTGCGCCTTGGGCTCGTTCGAGGCCTCGGTGGCGGTCTCGGCATCGTCCCCGGGCCGGGCCTCGTCCGAGGAGTCGGCATCGGACCGTGGCTCGGGATCGCCAGTGGGCGTCGGCCCGGTGGGGCGATCGTGCCGGGCCGGTCCGGGGCGCGCGGTGTCCGCGGCCGGGCCCGTGGAGCCCTGGGGCTCCTCGTGGCGCTCGGTCGCTTCATCGGTACCGGACCGCGGCTGCCCGCTCCCGCCGCTCTCGTCCACGATGTCCCCTCGTTCGAAGCGTCTCCCGCCCCGATCATGCGGAGCAGGAGGGTCTGTCGTCGATGGTATGCGGCCGTCGCGACGCGTTCCGCCCCGGCACCCCCTCCGTTTTCCAGGCCGTCGCCCGCGCCTCGGCCGGGTCACTGTCAGTGGCGGGCCGTAAGGTCTGTCGTCATGGAGACCAGCACCGAGGGCGTCGCGGAGACGGGCAGCGACGACAGCGCCGGGGCCGCCGTGCCGGCTGAGCGGCCAGAGGCCGTCGAGGCAGAGCCGACCCAAGCCGTCGCAGCCGAGCCGGCCGAAGCCGTCGAAGCCGTCGAAGCCGTCGCGACCATAGCGGCCGCACCGGCCGCACGGGCCGCCGCGCCCGCCGTGCCGCCCGCGTCCCTGTCGCCCTCGCGTGCCAGTGACTTCATGCAGTGCCCGCTGCTCTACCGGTTCCGGGTGATCGACAAGCTGCCGGAGAAGCCGAGCGAGGCGGCGACGCGCGGCACGCTGGTGCACGCGGTCCTCGAGCGGCTCTTCGACGCACCGGCGACGGAGCGGACGGCGCCGCGCGCCAAATCACTGATCCCCGGGCAGTGGGACCGGCTGCGGGAGACCAAGCCGGAGGTCGTGGAGCTGTTCGCCGACGACCCGGAGGGCGAGCGGCTGGCGCGCTGGCTGACCGAGGCCGAGCGGCTGGTGGAGCGCTGGTTCACGCTGGAGGACCCGACCCGGCTGGAACCGGCCGAGCGGGAGCTGTTCGTCGAGGCGCAGCTCGACTCCGGGCTCAAGCTGCGCGGCATCATCGACCGGGTCGACGTGGCGCCGACGGGCGAGGTCCGGATCGTCGACTACAAGACGGGCAAGGCGCCACGGCCCGAGTACGCCGAAGGCGCCCTGTTCCAGATGAAGTTCTACGCCCTGGTGGTGTGGCGGCTGAAGCGGGTGGTCCCGCGCCGGCTCCAGCTCGTCTATCTCGGCAGCGGTGACGTGCTGACGTACGACCCGGTGATCGCGGACCTGGAGCGGATCGAGCGCAAGCTGCTCGCCCTGTGGGACGCGATCCGGCAAGCCACCGAGACCGGTGACTGGCGGCCCCGGCCCACCAAGCTGTGCGGCTGGTGCGACCACCAAGCGGTATGTCCTGAATTCGGCGGTACTCCCCCGCCGTATCCGCTCCCGGTCAGGGCGCTGGAGTCCGGTGGTGACGAGCAGGGCAGAATGGGGCCGGACTAGCGAAGGAGACTTACGTGGCCATCCGTGTCCTACTGGTCGACGACCAGCCGCTACTGCGTACCGGCTTCCGGATGATCCTGGAGGCGGAGCAGGACCTTGCGGTCGTCGGCGAGGCCGGTGACGGTCTCCAGGCACTCGACCAAGTACGTGCCCTGCAGCCCGATGTGGTTCTGATGGACATCCGTATGCCGCGGATGGACGGTGTCGAGGCGACCCGGCAGATCACCGGCCCCGGCCGGGACGGTCCGGCGAAGGTGCTCGTCCTGACCACCTTCGACCTCGACGAGTACGTGGTCGAGGCGCTGCGCGCGGGCGCCAGCGGCTTCCTCCTCAAGGACGCGCCCGCCAATGAGCTGGTGCAGGCGATCCGGGTGGTCGCGGCGGGGGAGGCGATGCTCGCGCCGAGCATCACGCGTCGGCTGCTCGACAAATACGCGGGCCATCTGCCCTCCGGCGACGAGCCGGTTCCGGACACGCTGCACACGTTGACCGAGCGTGAGGTCGAGGTGCTGAAGCTGGTGGCGCGCGGTCTGTCGAACGCGGAGATCGCGGCCGACCTGTTCGTCAGCGAGACCACGGTCAAGACGCATGTGGGTCACGTCCTGACCAAGCTGGGGCTGCGCGACCGGGTGCAGGCCGCGGTGTACGCGTACGAGAGCGGGTTGGTGCGCCCCGGCGCGCAGTAGCCCACCACAGCACACGCGTTGAGGGCGCCCCCTTCTGGAAGGGGGCGCCCTCAACGTACGTACAGGGGTGGTCAGCCCTTGCTGATCTCCCAGAAGCGGAACACGGTCGAGGCGTCGAGGCAGTACTCCAGGCCGTAGACGTTGTCGCGGACGACGGCGTACTGCTTGGCCTGCCAGATCGGGATGACCGGCAGTTCGTCGGCCACGAGGTCCTGGAGCGTGCCGTAGTCGGTGTCCGTCGCGGAGCGGTCGCTCTCGGCGGCCGTCCTCGGGATGAGCTGCCCGGTGATCGTGCTGTTGGAGAAGTTGTTGCTCAGCACGTTGCCCTTGCCGAAGAAGGGGGCCGTGAAGTTGTCCGGGTCCGGGTAGTCGGGCACCCAACCCTTCACGTACACGCCGTACTTGCCCTTGGCGATGTCCGCCTCGTACTGGTCGAAGGCGACGGACTTCACGGTCGCGTCGAAGAGCCCGCTGGCGTTGAGCTGCTTGGCGATCGCCTTGAACTCCGCGTCGGTGGACGGGCCGTAGCGCGACGGTGTCGACCAGAGGGTCAGCTTCACCTTGCCGGTGATGCCCTCGGCCCGCAGCGCGGCCTCGGCCTTGGACTTCGAGGGGCGGGCGCCGTAGGTGTCGAAGAAGGACGTGTTGTGGCCCGTGATACCGGCCGGGATGATCGAGTAGAGCGGCGTCGCCGTGTCGTCGTAGACCTCGTTGACCAGGGCCTCGCGGTCGAGCAGATAGGCGATGGCCTTGCGCACGCCGAGCTTGCCGGCGACCGGGTCGTCCATGTTGAAGACCAGGTGCTGCACCTCGGCGCTGCTGCCCTCGACGACGTTGATGCCCAGGCCGGTGGAGGCGTTGTTCTCGATGTCGCTGATGTCGTCGGCGGCGAGGCCTCGGTAGGCGACGTCGATCTCGTCGTTCGTCAGCGCGTTCTTCAGGGCGGCCTGGTCGCCGTGGAAGAACTTCAGGGTCACGCCGGAGTTCTGCACCTTGGCGGTGCCCTTGTAGCTGTCGTTGACCGAGAAGACGGCCTTGTCCTTGCTGAAGGACTCCAGCTTGTAGGGGCCCGAGCCGACCGCTCCGTCGTCCTTGCGCAGTCCGTCGGCGGAGTACTGCTGGTGGTCCACGATCGAGCCGGCGCCGGAGGCGATCTTGCTCGGGAAGGTGGCGTCGGCGTACTTGAGGTGGAAGACGACGGTCTTGGCATCCGGCGTCTCCACCGTGCCGAGCATGGGGAACATGATCGCGGGACCGGCGTCGTCGTCGATCTTCAGCATGCGGTCGAAGGAGAACTTCACGTCCTTCGAGGTGAGCTCGTCACCGTTGCTGAACTTCAGCCCGTCCTGCAGCGTGCACTTGTACACCTTGGTCTGGGTGTCCGTGAAAGCGCACTCCTTTGCGGCCTCGGGTTCCGGCTCGGTGCCGCCCTTGGGGAAGCTCAGCAACGACTGGAAGACGTTGTTGAACAACAGCCAGGAGCCGGGGTCGTAGCCGGACGCCGGGTCGGTGGCCAGGACGTCGTCGGACATCCCCATGACCACGGAGGAGCCGCTGTCCCCTGCGTCGCCCGTGTCGGAGCCGCATCCGGTGAGAAGGCCGGAGGCCAGCCCCGCCACGATCGGCAGGACTGGCCACTGGTTGCGCATGTTCACGTGCATGTGCCTTGTCGTCGGGTCTCGGACCCCGGGGCAGTCCCAGCCCCGGGGCGGGGAGATCGGTCAGCCGATGCCGCGGCCGAGCTCCCACAGCTGGAGGGTCGAGGAGGAGTTGAGCGCCCACTCGGCACCGGTGATGTCGTCCCGCGCGGCGATGTACTGCTTGCCCTGCCACAGGGGCAGCAGCGGGACGTCGTCGGCCACGATGTCCTGGATGTCCGTGAGGCTCTTCGACGCGGTGAGGCGGTCGGCCTCACGCCGGGACTCCGGGATCAGGTTGTTGATGATGTTCTTGTTCGTGTACGGCGACTTGAGGAAGTTGTCCTTGTCGAGGAACGGCGCCAGGTAGTTGTCGGCGTCCGGGAAGTCGGGGAACCAGCCCATGCCCCAGACGTCGTAGTCGCCCGCCCGCTCGGCCGGGACGAACTTGTCCCAGGTCGTGCCGGTGATGCTGACATCGAACAGGCCGCTGGAGTTGAGCTGCTTCTTCAGCACCTCGAACTCCTGCTTGGTGGCCGCGCCGTAGTGGTCGGTCGTGTAGTGCAGGGTGACCTTGACCGGGGTGGTGATGTTGGCGCTCGCCAGCAGCGACTTGGCCCTGCTGACGCTCGGGTCCCCGTACTTGTTGAAGAACGAGTTGGAGTGGCCGGTGATGGTGGCCGGGACCATCGAGTAGAGCGGCTCGGCCTGCGAGCCGTACACCTTGGCGATGAGTTCGCCGCGGTTGACGATCTGCGCCATGGCCTGGCGGACGGCCCGGGTCTTCACCGTCGGGGCGTCGGTGTTGAAGGCCAGGTAGCGGATCTCCAGGCCGGGCATCTCGACCAGGTCGATCTTGCTGTCCGTGGCGCTGCCGAGCTTGTTGATCTGGGCCGGCGTCATCGAGCGGTTCATCAGGTCGATGTCGCCCTTTTCGAGCGCGGCGCCCATGGCATCGGCGCTCTCGAAGGAGCGCATCTCGACCTTGGAGTTCTTCACCTTCAACTGACCCTCGTAGTTCGGGTTCTTGGTGAAGACAGCCTTGACGATCGCGTCGTCCTTGACCTCGGTCTCGAGGGTGTACGGTCCGGAACCGTCCACCGAGAAGCCGTCGCGCAGCTTGCCCTTCTCGTAATCGTCGGGGTTGACGATGCCGGCGACCGGGGTCGACAGCTTGAACGGGAAGGTGGCGTCCGCGGTCTTGAGGTGGAAGATCACCTCGCGGTCGCCCTGCGTCTCGACGGTGTCGATGGTGGACAGCAGCGCGAACACACCACTGTCGGCCTTGAGCGACAGCGCGCGGTCGATGGAGAACTTGACGTCCTTCGCCGTAACGGGGTCGCCGTTGGAGAACTTCAGGCCCTTGCGCAGGGTGCACGCGTAGCGCTCGTTGCCGGTGTCGGTGAAGCCGCACTTCTCGGCGGCCTCGGGCTCCGGCTCACCGTCGCCGCGCGGCTGGACCATCAGGGTCTGCACGGTCTGGCGGAGGATGTTCCAGGTGCCGACGTCGTACGCGTATGCCGGGTCGAGGGGAGCCGGGGCATCCTTCGACGCTGTGAACCGGTCCGTGGTGCCGACAACGATGGCATCGCCGCTGTTGCTCCCGCTGTCCGACCCACCACAGGCGGCGAGCACGGGGGCGAGCAGGCCGACCACGGCCGGCAGCACCAAAGTCTTGCGGTTCATGCTCGAGTTTCTCCAGAGCTGTCGAGTCCGTGTACCCGGCATGCAGGGGTGTCGCTGCGGATCACGGGGTTGTGGCGATGTTCTCGCGATGAGATTAGTCCGCACCACCAGGACAGCTCACAGGGACCGGAGTTGAGTTTCCATCACGCTGCGAAACCGGGCGCGGACACACCGATAACCCGACAGCGGAAGGATTCGTACAGCGTTCCACCAATCGGGACACAAGGACACGTCCACCACCCCCGAAAGGGGGGTAAGGGCACACATCGACCCCGATGTCGACCCCCTGTCGGGTGACGAACGTCACACCCTCAACTGGGTTGGCGAGTACCGGAATTCGGCCATCCGCCGGCGATCGAATTCCCCGAGGCGGCTCTCTCCCGCTTTTCCGCGCATTCGGTCATGCACGCTGGGTGAACGCCTAGCGCATTTCCGTCATCAAGCCGCGTAGAAAAGGCAGGTCGACCTCTTCGAGAGACGTCACCACCGTGCGCCGGGCGGCCGGGGCGATGGGCGCGACCGAGGGTACGGCGACCACCTGGCAGCCCGCGGCCTCGGCGGCCGCGACGCCCGTGGCGGTGTCCTCGATGACGGCACAACGGGCCGGATGCGCGCCGAGCCCGGCGGCCGCGAGCAGATACGGGTCGGGGTACGGCTTGGTCCGTGTCACCTCGTCGCCCGCGACGGTCAGCGCGAAGTACTGGGGGCCGACCGAGCTCAGCACGCGGTCGATGATCCGCCGGTGCGAGGCGGAGACCAGGGCGGTGGGGATCTCGTGCGCCGCCAGCTCGGCGAGGAGTCTGGCCGCGCCCGGCATCAGCGGCAGCGAGCGGCCGATCCGGTCCTCGAACCCGTCGTTGAGCAGCACGGTCAGCTCGGCCAGGGTGATGTCGGCTCCGGTGGCCTCGATGAGGAATCCGGCACTGCGGGTCATGGGGCCGCCCACCACCACATGGCGCCAGGACTCGTCGAGGGCGTGGCCGAGGGCCTTGAAGACGTCGACCTCGACGTCCCACCAGAAGCCCTCGGTGTCCACCAGAGTGCCGTCCATGTCGAGGAGCACGGCCTCCAGGGCAGAGCCTTCGGCCGTACGGGTACCGAGCGCGGGGACCGTACTGGTCATCCGGGCGCACCTCCTTGAGGGACGATCAGGCCGGTTGCCCTTTTTTGGCAAAGGGGCAACCGGCCTGCAGTGGACCGACCAGTGTACGACGTATCCGATCAGCGCGCGTGCCGGTACTTCTCAGGGCGCGTCGCGCTACGCCTCAGGGCACCTCTCGGTACGTCTCAGCGCGCGTCGCGGCACATGTCAGCACGCGTCGACGTACTTTCTCAGCGCCGTCGGCGTACTTCTCATCGTCCTTCACCGTGCGTCTCAGCGCGCGTTGAAGTACTTCGCCTCGGGGTGGTGGATCACGATCGCGTCCGTGGACTGCTCCGGGTGGAGCTGGAACTCCTCCGAGAGGTGGACGCCGATGCGCTCCGGCTCGAGGAGGCGGGCGATCTTGGCCCGGTCCTCCAGGTTGGGGCAGGCGCCGTAGCCGAGCGAGAAGCGGGCGCCACGGTACTTGAGGTCGAACATGTCCTCGATGGCGACCGGGTCCTCACCGGCGAAGCCCAGCTCCGAACGCACGCGCGCGTGCCAGTACTCGGCCAGCGCTTCCGCCAACTGCACCGAGAGGCCGTGCAGTTCGAGGTAGTCGCGGTACGAGTTCGACTCGAAGAGCTTGGCGGTCTCCTCGCCGATCCGCGAGCCGACGGTGACGACCTGGAGGCCGACGACGTCCCTCTCACCGGACTCCTCCGGCCGGAAGAAGTCGGCCAGGCAGAGCCGGCGGCCGCGGCGCTGGCGCGGGAAGGTGAAGCGGGTGCGTTCATTGCCCTGCTCGTCCAGGATGATCAGGTCGTCATCCTTGGACACGCACGGGAAGTAGCCGTAGACCACGGCCGCCTCCAGCAGGTTCTCCGTCTGCAGCTTGTCCAGCAGCCCGCGCAGCCGCGGACGGCCCTCGGTCTCGACCAGTTCCTCGTACGTCGGCCCGTCGCCCGTGCGGGCCTGCTTGAGGCCCCACTGGCCCTTGAACAGGGCGCCCTCGTCCAGCCAGGAGGCGTACTCCTTGAGTTGGATGCCCTTGATGACGCGGGTGCCCCAGAACGGCGGCTTGGGCACGGGGTTGTCGACGGCGACGTCGGAGCGGACGTGGCCCTCCTCGGGGCGCTGCTCGACGACCGTGTCGGCCGAGGCGCGCACCCGGCGCTGCTTCAGCTCGGGCAGCACCGCTCCGGGCACCCCGCGCTTGACTCCGATCAGCGCGTCCATCAGGCGCAGGCCCTCGAAGGCGTCCCGGGCGTAGCGGACTTCGCCCTGGTAGATCTCGTACAGGTCCTGCTCGACATATGCCCGGGTCAGCGCCGCCCCGCCGAGGATGACGGGGTAGTCCGCCGAGAGGCCGCGCTGGTTCAGCTCCTCCAGGTTCTCCTTCATGATCACCGTGGACTTGACCAGGAGTCCGGACATGCCGATGACGTCGGCCCGGTGCTCCTCGGCGGCTTCCAGGATCGCGGAGACCGGCTGCTTGATGCCGAGGTTGACGACGTTGTAGCCGTTGTTGGACAGGATGATGTCGACGAGGTTCTTGCCGATGTCGTGGACGTCACCGCGCACGGTGGCGAGCACGATGGTGCCCTTGCCCTCGGCGTCCGACTTCTCCATGTGCGGTTCGAGGTAGGCGACGGCCGCCTTCATGACCTCGGCGGACTGGAGCACGAACGGCAGCTGCATCTGCCCGGATCCGAAGAGCTCGCCGACGACCTTCATGCCGTCGAGGAGCGTCTCGTTGACGATGTCGAGCGCGGGCCGGTCCTGGAGCGCCGTGTCGAGGTCCGCCTCCAGACCGTTCTTCTCGCCGTCGATGATCCGCCGCTTCAGCCGCTCGTCCAGCGGCAGTGCGGCCAGTTCCTCGGCCTTGCCCGCCTTCAGCGACTTGGTGGTGGCGCCCTCGAACAGGGCCATCAGCTTCTGCAGCGGGTCGTAGCCCTCGGAGCGCCGGTCGTAGATGAGGTCCAGAGCCGTCTG harbors:
- a CDS encoding site-2 protease family protein; amino-acid sequence: MDESGGSGQPRSGTDEATERHEEPQGSTGPAADTARPGPARHDRPTGPTPTGDPEPRSDADSSDEARPGDDAETATEASNEPKAHTGRPDGSPSDTGAAEETLVRDAPQPPEPESGRTLAQSGTGKGRPPRRGREPGGGLLMGRPFGVPVYVAPSWFLVAALITWVFGGQLDRVLPELGAARYLVSLFFAVAFYASVLVHELAHTVAALRFKLPVRRIQLQFFGGVSEIEKEAETPGREFVLAFVGPLLSLILSGLFFLAMQTVEPGTVPGVLVAGLMISNLIVAVFNLLPGLPLDGGRMLRAVVWKITGRPMSGTIAAAWVGRALAVSVLIGLPLLTQSGALGDTPDNIGGMDTVTDALLAAILAAIIWTGAGNSLRMARLREHLPELRARSLTRRAVPVETNTPLSEALRRANDAGARALVVVDADGEPLSLVREAAIVGVPEHRRPWVAVSGLAQDLTDGMRVSAELAGEALLDTLRATPATEYLVVEESGEIYGVLSAADVERAFVKAMARPS
- a CDS encoding RecB family exonuclease; the encoded protein is METSTEGVAETGSDDSAGAAVPAERPEAVEAEPTQAVAAEPAEAVEAVEAVATIAAAPAARAAAPAVPPASLSPSRASDFMQCPLLYRFRVIDKLPEKPSEAATRGTLVHAVLERLFDAPATERTAPRAKSLIPGQWDRLRETKPEVVELFADDPEGERLARWLTEAERLVERWFTLEDPTRLEPAERELFVEAQLDSGLKLRGIIDRVDVAPTGEVRIVDYKTGKAPRPEYAEGALFQMKFYALVVWRLKRVVPRRLQLVYLGSGDVLTYDPVIADLERIERKLLALWDAIRQATETGDWRPRPTKLCGWCDHQAVCPEFGGTPPPYPLPVRALESGGDEQGRMGPD
- a CDS encoding response regulator transcription factor, translating into MAIRVLLVDDQPLLRTGFRMILEAEQDLAVVGEAGDGLQALDQVRALQPDVVLMDIRMPRMDGVEATRQITGPGRDGPAKVLVLTTFDLDEYVVEALRAGASGFLLKDAPANELVQAIRVVAAGEAMLAPSITRRLLDKYAGHLPSGDEPVPDTLHTLTEREVEVLKLVARGLSNAEIAADLFVSETTVKTHVGHVLTKLGLRDRVQAAVYAYESGLVRPGAQ
- a CDS encoding ABC transporter substrate-binding protein, with protein sequence MNMRNQWPVLPIVAGLASGLLTGCGSDTGDAGDSGSSVVMGMSDDVLATDPASGYDPGSWLLFNNVFQSLLSFPKGGTEPEPEAAKECAFTDTQTKVYKCTLQDGLKFSNGDELTSKDVKFSFDRMLKIDDDAGPAIMFPMLGTVETPDAKTVVFHLKYADATFPSKIASGAGSIVDHQQYSADGLRKDDGAVGSGPYKLESFSKDKAVFSVNDSYKGTAKVQNSGVTLKFFHGDQAALKNALTNDEIDVAYRGLAADDISDIENNASTGLGINVVEGSSAEVQHLVFNMDDPVAGKLGVRKAIAYLLDREALVNEVYDDTATPLYSIIPAGITGHNTSFFDTYGARPSKSKAEAALRAEGITGKVKLTLWSTPSRYGPSTDAEFKAIAKQLNASGLFDATVKSVAFDQYEADIAKGKYGVYVKGWVPDYPDPDNFTAPFFGKGNVLSNNFSNSTITGQLIPRTAAESDRSATDTDYGTLQDLVADELPVIPIWQAKQYAVVRDNVYGLEYCLDASTVFRFWEISKG
- a CDS encoding ABC transporter substrate-binding protein, translating into MNRKTLVLPAVVGLLAPVLAACGGSDSGSNSGDAIVVGTTDRFTASKDAPAPLDPAYAYDVGTWNILRQTVQTLMVQPRGDGEPEPEAAEKCGFTDTGNERYACTLRKGLKFSNGDPVTAKDVKFSIDRALSLKADSGVFALLSTIDTVETQGDREVIFHLKTADATFPFKLSTPVAGIVNPDDYEKGKLRDGFSVDGSGPYTLETEVKDDAIVKAVFTKNPNYEGQLKVKNSKVEMRSFESADAMGAALEKGDIDLMNRSMTPAQINKLGSATDSKIDLVEMPGLEIRYLAFNTDAPTVKTRAVRQAMAQIVNRGELIAKVYGSQAEPLYSMVPATITGHSNSFFNKYGDPSVSRAKSLLASANITTPVKVTLHYTTDHYGAATKQEFEVLKKQLNSSGLFDVSITGTTWDKFVPAERAGDYDVWGMGWFPDFPDADNYLAPFLDKDNFLKSPYTNKNIINNLIPESRREADRLTASKSLTDIQDIVADDVPLLPLWQGKQYIAARDDITGAEWALNSSSTLQLWELGRGIG
- a CDS encoding HAD family hydrolase, which encodes MTSTVPALGTRTAEGSALEAVLLDMDGTLVDTEGFWWDVEVDVFKALGHALDESWRHVVVGGPMTRSAGFLIEATGADITLAELTVLLNDGFEDRIGRSLPLMPGAARLLAELAAHEIPTALVSASHRRIIDRVLSSVGPQYFALTVAGDEVTRTKPYPDPYLLAAAGLGAHPARCAVIEDTATGVAAAEAAGCQVVAVPSVAPIAPAARRTVVTSLEEVDLPFLRGLMTEMR